One genomic window of Gammaproteobacteria bacterium includes the following:
- a CDS encoding HAD family hydrolase yields the protein MNWQLVIFDCDGVLVDSEAIQNRVFARMLGEAGLPISYEAVVRQFVWLKMSHCLDIVEQRLGHPLPPGFEARLQDQTFAAFERELKPVRGVAQALDRIDTSVCVASNGSLDKMRKTLGMTGLLPRFQGRMFSAAQVARPKPHPDLYLHAAREMAADPVICAVIEDSRAGVRAAVAAGMTVFGYAAAGQGESLAAAGARVFNDMCELQGLLRAASTRDSQTGGRRLTEVAGQ from the coding sequence GTGAATTGGCAATTGGTCATCTTCGACTGCGACGGCGTGCTGGTCGACAGTGAGGCCATCCAGAACCGTGTGTTCGCGCGAATGCTGGGCGAGGCGGGGTTGCCGATCAGCTATGAAGCGGTAGTCAGGCAGTTCGTGTGGCTAAAGATGTCGCACTGTCTGGACATCGTCGAGCAACGGCTGGGCCATCCGTTGCCCCCGGGTTTCGAGGCGCGTTTGCAGGACCAGACATTCGCCGCGTTCGAGCGCGAGTTAAAGCCGGTGCGGGGCGTTGCCCAGGCGCTGGACCGCATCGACACGTCCGTGTGCGTCGCGTCGAACGGCAGCCTCGACAAAATGCGAAAGACCCTGGGAATGACGGGACTGCTGCCGCGCTTCCAGGGGCGCATGTTCAGCGCCGCGCAGGTGGCGCGGCCCAAGCCGCACCCTGATCTGTACCTGCACGCGGCGCGCGAAATGGCGGCTGATCCTGTGATATGCGCCGTGATCGAGGATTCGCGCGCCGGCGTGCGTGCCGCCGTCGCTGCGGGGATGACGGTATTCGGTTATGCGGCGGCCGGGCAGGGTGAGTCGCTTGCCGCGGCGGGCGCGCGAGTATTCAACGACATGTGTGAACTGCAAGGTTTGTTGCGGGCAGCTAGTACTCGCGATTCGCAAACCGGGGGCAGGCGCTTAACCGAAGTCGCCGGGCAATAA
- a CDS encoding transglycosylase SLT domain-containing protein translates to MLSRINSMLTGRGVCCLSSGVCLYVLAFALPAWSQDDVPALTQQRQSYKLARIALTTEQTQVFKDLKEQLTNYPLYPYLVYEDLKRRLGSAPDAEIERFIETYADTPLAYQLRGLWLHELFDQDRWTTFLDAYDGRADPTLQCYDQRARIRAGHLEGVIEATKQLWLVGFSQVSACDRLFEWFASQDAFTDEIIWARIDLAMQYGNPALAGYLAKKLDAADRAWVALWQRAYSDPRGALAEPALRIDSDFTRKIVADAVLRLADQDVGRGKAVWENLRADYAFDTAEQDRVARDIALLSAYRHDPRAPAWLAALPASAVNDDVRTSQARAAMRASDWPALRTAVESMQDPSDEPLMWQYWHAKALEHTGQPTKARQLYRGLAKERDYYGFLAADRLKVEYTIESEPLLANKAAVGTLMEIPGIRRAYELLRVDAETEARSEWNLLLKGFDVEQMKQAAVLASKWGWHADAIRTVALIEEFDDLELRFPMPYGDDVAHFAQARELDPAWIYGVIRRESAFAARAISSAGAQGLMQLMPTTASLTAQKAGLPVPTAGAVFDPERNIELGSAYLRELFVHFGGNMALASAAYNAGPYRVQEWLPEHRALPADAWVETIPYYETRGYVQAVLAYTAVYEWKQGRAPVRLAERMEPIPSASQTFARR, encoded by the coding sequence ATGCTTTCGCGCATCAACTCAATGCTGACGGGCCGTGGTGTCTGTTGTTTATCGTCCGGCGTTTGCCTGTATGTGCTGGCGTTTGCGCTGCCTGCATGGTCGCAGGATGACGTGCCGGCTTTGACGCAGCAGCGCCAATCCTACAAGCTCGCCCGGATCGCGCTGACAACAGAGCAGACGCAGGTCTTTAAAGATCTCAAAGAGCAGTTGACGAATTATCCGCTGTATCCCTATCTCGTCTACGAAGACCTGAAACGCAGACTCGGCAGCGCGCCGGACGCGGAGATCGAGCGTTTCATCGAGACCTACGCCGACACGCCACTCGCCTATCAGTTGCGCGGTCTGTGGTTACACGAACTCTTTGATCAGGATCGCTGGACAACGTTTCTCGATGCCTACGACGGACGCGCCGATCCGACCCTGCAGTGCTACGACCAGCGCGCGCGAATACGCGCCGGACACCTGGAGGGCGTGATCGAAGCCACGAAGCAACTGTGGCTGGTCGGGTTTTCGCAGGTCAGCGCCTGCGATCGGCTGTTCGAGTGGTTCGCCTCCCAGGACGCGTTTACTGACGAGATCATCTGGGCGCGCATCGACCTGGCGATGCAATACGGCAATCCCGCGCTTGCGGGCTATCTCGCCAAAAAGCTGGATGCCGCGGATCGGGCCTGGGTCGCACTATGGCAGCGCGCGTATAGCGACCCGCGCGGCGCGCTAGCCGAGCCCGCTCTGCGAATTGACAGCGATTTCACGCGCAAGATCGTCGCAGACGCCGTGCTGCGGCTGGCCGACCAGGACGTCGGACGTGGCAAGGCCGTCTGGGAGAACCTTCGCGCGGATTATGCGTTCGATACGGCCGAGCAGGACCGCGTGGCGCGCGACATTGCCCTGCTGTCCGCGTATCGCCATGACCCGCGCGCACCCGCATGGCTGGCGGCGCTGCCGGCCTCGGCGGTCAATGACGACGTGCGCACGTCGCAGGCGCGCGCCGCGATGCGCGCCAGTGACTGGCCTGCCCTGAGAACGGCGGTCGAATCCATGCAGGACCCCTCGGACGAGCCGCTGATGTGGCAGTACTGGCACGCAAAAGCGCTGGAACACACCGGCCAACCCACAAAAGCGCGGCAACTGTATCGAGGGCTCGCGAAAGAGCGCGATTATTACGGCTTTCTGGCCGCGGATCGGCTCAAGGTCGAATATACGATCGAGAGCGAGCCACTGCTTGCGAATAAAGCTGCCGTCGGTACCTTGATGGAGATTCCGGGTATACGACGGGCGTACGAGCTATTGCGCGTGGATGCCGAAACCGAGGCACGCAGCGAGTGGAATCTTCTGCTGAAGGGCTTCGACGTCGAACAGATGAAGCAGGCCGCGGTGCTGGCCTCCAAGTGGGGCTGGCACGCGGATGCGATCCGGACGGTCGCGCTGATCGAGGAGTTCGACGATCTGGAACTGCGCTTCCCCATGCCGTATGGCGATGACGTCGCGCATTTCGCGCAAGCACGCGAGTTGGACCCCGCCTGGATCTACGGCGTAATCCGGCGTGAGAGTGCGTTTGCCGCGCGCGCCATTTCATCCGCGGGGGCGCAGGGCCTGATGCAGTTGATGCCGACCACCGCGAGCCTGACCGCGCAGAAGGCCGGACTACCGGTCCCCACCGCCGGCGCGGTGTTTGACCCTGAGCGCAACATCGAGCTCGGCAGCGCCTATCTACGCGAACTGTTCGTCCACTTCGGCGGCAACATGGCGCTGGCCAGCGCGGCCTATAACGCCGGCCCGTATCGCGTGCAGGAGTGGCTGCCGGAACACCGCGCGCTGCCCGCCGACGCCTGGGTTGAGACCATCCCGTATTACGAGACGCGCGGCTACGTGCAGGCGGTGCTGGCGTACACGGCCGTGTACGAATGGAAACAGGGCCGCGCGCCGGTGCGGCTTGCCGAGCGCATGGAACCCATACCGTCCGCGAGCCAGACTTTCGCGCGTCGCTGA
- a CDS encoding arylesterase, which yields MLVSCSAPVSLPPLASDAIIVAYGDSLTSGSGASPGHAYPAGLATLTQRTVVNAGVPGELREAGSQRLAAVLVEHAPRLLVLIHGGNDLLRGAGTAQLRANLAAMLETARERGVAIVMMGVPDRGLWLRSADVYQALADEFSVPIDTDTLPAILSDRQLKSDPIHPNDQGIPHARGIGLPVAGRPRRAVSHAFAHQLNADGPWCLLFIVRRLPVCAGVCAACMVAG from the coding sequence GTGCTCGTGTCGTGTTCGGCGCCGGTATCCCTGCCGCCGCTCGCCAGCGACGCGATTATTGTGGCCTATGGGGACAGTCTCACTTCCGGCAGCGGCGCTTCGCCCGGCCACGCATACCCGGCAGGTCTCGCCACACTTACGCAGCGCACCGTCGTCAATGCGGGCGTACCGGGCGAGCTCCGCGAAGCGGGAAGCCAGCGTCTGGCCGCGGTACTGGTCGAACATGCGCCGCGGCTCCTGGTCCTGATTCATGGCGGCAACGACTTGCTGCGCGGGGCGGGCACAGCACAATTGCGCGCCAATCTGGCCGCAATGCTGGAGACAGCGCGCGAGCGGGGCGTGGCTATAGTGATGATGGGGGTTCCGGACCGCGGCCTTTGGCTCCGCAGCGCCGATGTGTATCAGGCGCTGGCGGACGAGTTCTCGGTGCCTATCGACACCGACACGCTGCCCGCGATACTCTCGGACCGACAGCTCAAGTCCGACCCCATACACCCGAACGATCAGGGGATACCGCATGCTCGCGGAATCGGTTTACCGGTTGCTGGACGACCACGGCGCGCTGTAAGCCATGCTTTCGCGCATCAACTCAATGCTGACGGGCCGTGGTGTCTGTTGTTTATCGTCCGGCGTTTGCCTGTATGTGCTGGCGTTTGCGCTGCCTGCATGGTCGCAGGATGA